A genomic segment from Candidatus Brocadia sinica JPN1 encodes:
- a CDS encoding GvpL/GvpF family gas vesicle protein, whose product MPGNGKYIYGFTKSDAILNIATHGIDGKPVFTIFDNGVAAVVSDKPNGKLRPERKNLSAHNGVIKEVMKTSTILPVSFGVVADNEASIKKILKLNHDSFVSQLKRLESKVEMGLKIAWDVENIFEFMVMKHRTLELFRDNIFLKPTGATQEEKLELGRMFETILNEDRERHIATIQSIIKNYCCEIQVNKPKDEKTVMKLACLVEKTKLEQFEKGVFEAAKLFDDNYAFDFNGPWAPHNFVDMKLKTA is encoded by the coding sequence ATGCCTGGCAACGGAAAATATATTTACGGTTTCACAAAAAGCGATGCAATACTTAATATTGCAACACATGGTATTGATGGCAAACCTGTTTTTACAATATTCGATAACGGTGTTGCCGCCGTAGTCAGTGATAAACCAAACGGCAAACTTCGTCCGGAGCGAAAAAACTTGAGTGCCCACAATGGTGTGATCAAAGAAGTCATGAAGACATCAACGATTTTACCTGTGTCTTTTGGCGTTGTGGCAGATAACGAAGCAAGCATTAAAAAAATATTAAAGTTAAACCACGATAGTTTTGTAAGCCAGTTGAAAAGATTAGAAAGTAAGGTTGAGATGGGTCTAAAAATCGCATGGGATGTCGAGAATATCTTTGAATTTATGGTCATGAAACATCGCACACTTGAGTTATTCAGAGATAACATATTTTTAAAACCCACAGGCGCCACACAGGAAGAAAAGCTGGAATTAGGAAGAATGTTTGAGACCATTCTGAATGAAGACCGGGAAAGGCACATAGCAACAATACAAAGTATCATAAAAAATTACTGCTGTGAGATACAAGTAAACAAACCAAAAGATGAAAAAACGGTAATGAAACTGGCTTGTCTTGTGGAAAAGACAAAACTGGAACAATTTGAAAAGGGGGTCTTTGAAGCGGCAAAGCTATTTGATGACAATTATGCCTTTGATTTTAACGGCCCCTGGGCCCCTCACAATTTTGTAGATATGAAATTGAAGACGGCATAA
- the gvpN gene encoding gas vesicle protein GvpN, protein MNTAVMKTHRQSCELGVSLEPSNGFATTPYIEEIVESALAYLQAGYPVHFSGPAGTGKTTLAFHVASRIGTSVTLIHGDDEFKTSDLIGKHDGYRKKKLYDNFIHSVVKSEEEMQTIWADNRLTSACRNGHVLIYDEFNRSRPEANNVLLSVLQEGILSAPKRNRYGSGHLEVHPDFRAIFTSNPEEYAGTHKAQDALIDRLVTIQIHHFDRETEIKIVEARSGIAREDAEIIIDIIRKLRNMGVNNHRPSIRAGIMIARILAHRGGHVAWSDPIFRRVCHDVLNTNTIKITRDGKTIMQEKISEIIQKICNTRNEKSMEKMSFIKKTFCGSSEGE, encoded by the coding sequence ATGAACACAGCGGTAATGAAAACCCACCGGCAGTCTTGTGAATTGGGAGTTTCTCTGGAACCAAGTAACGGATTTGCGACTACTCCATATATAGAGGAAATTGTTGAATCCGCGCTTGCATATCTTCAAGCAGGTTATCCTGTTCACTTTTCAGGCCCTGCTGGAACAGGGAAAACGACACTGGCCTTCCATGTAGCCTCAAGGATAGGAACGTCAGTAACACTTATTCATGGAGATGATGAGTTCAAAACGTCAGACCTTATTGGTAAGCATGATGGTTACCGGAAGAAAAAGCTCTATGATAATTTCATACATTCAGTGGTGAAGTCCGAAGAGGAGATGCAAACCATCTGGGCGGATAACCGCCTTACCAGCGCATGCAGGAATGGCCATGTGCTTATCTACGATGAATTTAATCGCTCAAGGCCCGAAGCAAACAACGTCTTGCTCAGTGTTCTTCAGGAAGGGATTTTAAGTGCGCCAAAGCGAAACAGGTACGGCAGTGGCCACCTAGAAGTACATCCTGATTTCCGCGCCATTTTCACCTCGAACCCTGAAGAATACGCAGGCACCCATAAGGCACAGGATGCGCTTATCGACCGTCTCGTGACGATTCAAATTCACCACTTCGATAGAGAAACCGAGATTAAGATCGTAGAGGCAAGGTCGGGTATCGCACGGGAAGACGCAGAAATAATTATAGATATCATCAGAAAACTGAGAAATATGGGAGTCAACAATCACCGTCCCAGCATTCGGGCTGGTATCATGATTGCGCGTATACTTGCCCATCGCGGTGGCCATGTTGCGTGGAGCGACCCGATTTTCCGTCGTGTCTGTCATGATGTACTCAACACCAATACGATTAAGATCACCCGTGATGGAAAGACGATCATGCAGGAAAAAATTTCTGAGATAATTCAAAAAATATGTAATACAAGAAATGAAAAAAGTATGGAAAAAATGTCATTTATTAAAAAAACATTTTGTGGCTCATCTGAAGGAGAGTAA